A single genomic interval of Nostoc commune NIES-4072 harbors:
- a CDS encoding BrnT family toxin → MEFEWDKSKAAANLKKHGVSFEEAKTVFSNSLAVIFDDEAHSIDEQREIIIGHSQQNLLLLIFFTERSNAIRIISARLATRREREDYERNAF, encoded by the coding sequence ATGGAGTTCGAGTGGGATAAATCAAAAGCAGCCGCAAATTTGAAGAAGCACGGTGTCAGCTTTGAAGAAGCCAAAACTGTCTTCAGCAATTCTCTGGCAGTTATCTTTGATGATGAAGCGCACTCTATAGATGAGCAGCGAGAAATCATTATTGGTCACTCTCAACAAAATCTTTTGCTATTGATTTTTTTCACTGAGCGTTCCAATGCTATCCGTATCATCAGCGCCCGTCTCGCTACTCGAAGGGAACGTGAAGATTATGAACGAAACGCCTTTTGA
- a CDS encoding RNA recognition motif domain-containing protein — translation MSIYVGNLSYEVTQDALSAVFAEYGAVKRVQLPTDRETGRLRGFAFVEMSSEDEETKAIEALDGAEWLGRDLKVNKAKPREDRGGSFGGGNRGGGGGYNRGGGGGRY, via the coding sequence ATGTCAATTTACGTTGGTAACCTCTCCTATGAAGTTACACAAGATGCGCTGAGTGCTGTATTTGCAGAATATGGTGCTGTAAAGCGTGTTCAGCTACCTACTGACCGTGAAACAGGTCGTTTACGCGGCTTTGCTTTCGTAGAAATGAGTTCAGAAGATGAAGAAACCAAAGCTATTGAAGCGCTCGATGGTGCTGAATGGCTGGGTCGTGACCTTAAAGTGAATAAGGCGAAGCCCAGAGAAGACCGAGGTGGTTCCTTCGGTGGTGGTAATCGTGGTGGTGGCGGCGGCTATAACCGTGGTGGTGGTGGTGGTCGCTACTAA
- a CDS encoding nuclear transport factor 2 family protein yields MKANYLEESLFRELEERLLQPDVRKSAKDVMDLLADEFIEFGSSGRVFDKQQIINSLQNERIEPLTQRSITEFKTLVLATGVVLVTYRVVKYISDEQPVHSLRSSIWKLTNARWKMVFHQGTLLRES; encoded by the coding sequence ATGAAAGCAAACTATTTAGAGGAATCGCTTTTCCGTGAGTTAGAAGAGCGTTTGCTTCAACCGGATGTACGAAAGTCAGCTAAAGATGTCATGGACTTACTTGCTGACGAGTTCATTGAATTCGGAAGCTCAGGGCGTGTTTTCGATAAACAGCAAATTATCAACAGCTTGCAGAATGAACGCATCGAACCCCTGACGCAAAGATCGATAACAGAATTTAAAACCTTAGTTTTGGCAACAGGGGTTGTTTTAGTAACTTACCGTGTAGTCAAATATATATCTGACGAACAGCCTGTTCATTCGCTCCGAAGTTCCATCTGGAAATTGACCAATGCTCGATGGAAAATGGTTTTTCATCAGGGCACTCTGCTTAGAGAATCATAG
- a CDS encoding efflux RND transporter periplasmic adaptor subunit, producing MNKPHKQVKITDPVAANQLINIQLNSVVDTEVAMSGADWAYADLKSRLLANSSSATGEKGKKENYLLSSTSVRSLFISCLLGIGLLTASCGSSPKESADAQSQSPASRERGGATPVDVAIARTDLLEKQPEYTGNTIPFRIVSVRSQVEARLLALNLDVGDTVKLGQNVGKLDDAILSTELKQAEAELTALKSEVARATNQVRNARADVERARLEVVQAQADSERQQRLFKAGAIAEQTAQQARTQAKTAAQALRAAQEQVRTEQQAVAAAQGRVLAQQALVAQTKERRSYAQLTSPINGVVTEKVTEPGNLLQAGSEVLKIGDFNRVKVVVQVSELELAQIQVGQSVQVRLDAFPDQALIGRVTRISPAADATARLIPVEVVIPNTQGKIGSGLLARVNFENQTQQRVVVPQTAIQKQAGTKNSKGTGETQTNVQQSSPANTSGIAKANSQDRSGEIFVVIDTEGKTKVTARAVMLGKRADGKVEILSGLQTGERYVVRSGKPLKEGDTVSLSILSEKQ from the coding sequence ATGAATAAGCCGCACAAGCAGGTGAAAATAACAGATCCGGTAGCCGCCAACCAGCTCATTAATATCCAGTTAAATTCAGTTGTGGATACTGAGGTAGCTATGTCTGGGGCGGACTGGGCCTACGCAGATTTAAAGAGTAGACTTCTTGCAAACAGCAGTAGTGCAACAGGTGAAAAAGGTAAAAAAGAAAATTACTTACTTTCCTCTACCTCTGTAAGAAGTTTATTTATTTCTTGTTTGCTAGGTATAGGGTTGCTGACAGCAAGTTGTGGCTCGTCGCCCAAAGAATCAGCAGATGCACAATCTCAGAGTCCTGCTAGTAGGGAACGCGGTGGTGCAACACCTGTAGATGTGGCGATCGCTCGAACTGACTTACTGGAAAAACAACCAGAATATACAGGTAATACAATACCCTTTCGGATTGTATCAGTGCGATCGCAAGTGGAAGCTCGGTTGTTGGCTTTAAACCTTGATGTGGGCGATACGGTAAAGCTTGGGCAAAACGTTGGGAAGTTAGATGATGCCATACTTTCGACCGAATTAAAGCAAGCAGAAGCAGAATTAACAGCCCTCAAATCAGAAGTAGCTAGAGCAACCAATCAAGTAAGGAATGCCCGTGCAGACGTTGAACGGGCGCGGTTAGAAGTAGTACAAGCCCAGGCAGACTCAGAACGGCAGCAGAGGTTGTTCAAAGCTGGAGCGATCGCTGAACAAACTGCACAGCAAGCACGTACCCAGGCAAAAACAGCAGCACAGGCATTACGGGCAGCCCAAGAGCAGGTTCGTACAGAACAGCAAGCCGTCGCAGCTGCCCAAGGTAGAGTATTGGCCCAGCAAGCATTGGTTGCTCAAACCAAAGAGCGCAGGTCTTACGCTCAACTGACATCCCCCATCAATGGCGTAGTCACAGAAAAGGTGACAGAACCCGGCAACCTTCTGCAAGCAGGTAGCGAAGTCTTAAAAATTGGCGACTTTAACCGTGTGAAAGTCGTCGTGCAAGTTTCCGAATTAGAACTGGCACAAATTCAGGTTGGGCAATCTGTACAAGTCCGCTTAGATGCCTTCCCCGATCAAGCATTAATTGGCAGAGTTACGCGCATTTCCCCAGCTGCCGATGCCACAGCTCGTTTGATACCTGTAGAAGTAGTGATTCCCAATACTCAAGGGAAAATTGGTAGTGGACTGCTGGCGCGAGTTAATTTTGAAAACCAGACACAACAGCGCGTAGTCGTGCCGCAAACAGCTATTCAAAAACAAGCAGGCACTAAAAACTCCAAGGGTACAGGGGAGACGCAAACAAATGTACAGCAGTCTTCCCCAGCTAACACATCTGGGATAGCAAAGGCAAATTCACAAGACCGAAGTGGGGAAATATTTGTAGTTATTGACACAGAAGGCAAAACTAAGGTAACAGCACGAGCCGTAATGTTGGGAAAAAGGGCTGATGGGAAAGTGGAAATTTTATCCGGTTTGCAAACGGGAGAGCGCTATGTTGTTCGTAGTGGTAAGCCGTTAAAAGAAGGTGACACTGTAAGTCTTTCAATTCTTTCAGAAAAGCAATAG
- a CDS encoding phycobiliprotein lyase, with protein sequence MTSLLRIVQTTDESQISEFFQESAGKWRSQRRYYTLPAGETKEIESIVTINFLEQGCDELQKLAQMHELSDAGSLICGAAVVWESTDVLKTKKESQGSTIFGVMGNILYRDRGFAISKPVTAQYYFSNPKTLCLRTEYNGSVFEEELKLIGSKYRTRQTIISRAGEQLMIGQYLENRID encoded by the coding sequence GTGACATCATTGCTGAGAATTGTACAAACCACCGATGAATCCCAGATTTCCGAATTTTTCCAGGAATCAGCAGGGAAATGGCGATCGCAACGACGCTACTACACCCTACCGGCGGGAGAAACTAAGGAGATTGAAAGTATCGTTACGATCAATTTTTTAGAGCAGGGCTGTGATGAATTGCAAAAGCTAGCTCAGATGCACGAGTTGTCTGATGCAGGTAGTTTAATCTGTGGTGCAGCAGTTGTATGGGAAAGTACAGATGTGCTAAAGACAAAGAAAGAATCGCAAGGTTCAACAATATTCGGGGTAATGGGAAACATTTTGTATCGCGATCGCGGTTTTGCCATATCCAAACCAGTCACCGCCCAGTATTATTTCTCCAACCCAAAAACACTGTGTTTGCGAACTGAATACAACGGCTCAGTGTTTGAAGAAGAGTTAAAGCTAATTGGCAGCAAATACCGCACCAGACAGACGATCATCTCTCGTGCTGGTGAGCAGTTGATGATTGGGCAATATTTAGAAAATAGAATAGATTAG